A window of the Candidatus Saccharibacteria bacterium oral taxon 488 genome harbors these coding sequences:
- a CDS encoding exosporium protein → MDGDWQDIVSLSELRGEKGDKGEKGDKGDTGEAGAAGKDGKNGVNTGQRGANGRDGANGKNGATGPKGDTGATGAQGPAGPRGQKGDKGEKGDANGVVGPAGPQGPKGDKGDTGQQGQKGDKGDKGDTGAKGDKGDAGAKGDKGEKGDAGQQGAKGDTGATGAQGQKGDAGNDGREIELQKTALYIQWRYRGDATWHNLIALSDLKGPKGDKGDTGPQGATGAQGAQGAQGPAGAQGQKGETGPAGPQGPAGPQGQKGEKGEKGNDGPQGPAGPQGAKGDTGPVGPAGPQGLKGAKGDTGATGAQGQKGDKGDTGPVGPQGLPGPQGIPGVKGDKGDTGPAGPQGLQGAKGDKGEPGAKGETGPAGPQGAKGDAGAPGAKGPKGDAGPQGQKGDKGEKGEAGANATVNVTNSTQPCSTKLNVTGNGTPNIGLTFTGSNIPAGGSIGQVLMKKSAADCDVAWRSLPQETMFAGSIGVGNGNITAVNVNADTYTAIPMTTITTNTGGGTWDPVNHTYTIPSDGVYFIRSSIRTVDNSPVRNIYQIVNDVNGDRPEGTWSSNQAGVRRSTLPYSRMMRATAGTKLKLIVVSDLQSVQLSDASLTITKLSN, encoded by the coding sequence ATGGATGGTGATTGGCAAGATATCGTCTCTCTTTCTGAGTTGCGGGGTGAAAAAGGTGACAAGGGCGAGAAAGGCGACAAGGGTGACACTGGTGAGGCCGGAGCTGCTGGTAAAGACGGTAAAAACGGTGTGAACACAGGGCAGCGTGGAGCCAATGGCCGTGATGGGGCGAATGGTAAAAACGGTGCGACCGGGCCAAAAGGTGACACCGGCGCGACCGGTGCTCAGGGTCCAGCTGGTCCACGGGGCCAAAAGGGTGACAAGGGTGAGAAGGGTGATGCCAACGGTGTCGTCGGTCCGGCTGGCCCACAGGGTCCCAAAGGCGACAAAGGTGACACTGGCCAACAGGGTCAAAAAGGTGATAAGGGCGACAAAGGTGATACTGGCGCCAAGGGAGATAAAGGAGACGCCGGCGCTAAGGGTGATAAGGGCGAGAAGGGCGATGCCGGCCAACAGGGTGCTAAAGGTGATACTGGAGCGACGGGCGCCCAAGGCCAAAAGGGCGATGCCGGTAATGATGGACGAGAGATTGAGCTACAGAAAACTGCACTATATATACAGTGGCGCTACAGAGGCGATGCCACTTGGCATAACCTCATCGCATTGTCTGATCTAAAGGGCCCGAAGGGTGACAAAGGTGATACCGGTCCACAGGGTGCAACGGGTGCCCAGGGCGCACAAGGTGCTCAGGGGCCTGCCGGTGCCCAAGGCCAAAAGGGTGAAACTGGCCCTGCCGGCCCGCAAGGCCCAGCTGGTCCCCAAGGCCAAAAAGGTGAGAAAGGTGAAAAAGGTAATGATGGCCCACAAGGTCCTGCAGGTCCTCAGGGAGCCAAAGGTGATACCGGTCCAGTCGGTCCCGCCGGCCCGCAAGGACTCAAAGGCGCTAAAGGTGATACTGGAGCGACAGGCGCTCAAGGTCAAAAAGGCGACAAGGGCGACACCGGCCCAGTAGGTCCTCAGGGCCTGCCCGGCCCCCAGGGTATACCAGGTGTTAAGGGGGATAAAGGTGACACTGGTCCAGCGGGGCCACAGGGTCTTCAGGGTGCTAAGGGTGACAAAGGCGAGCCAGGGGCTAAGGGTGAAACTGGCCCTGCCGGCCCACAAGGGGCCAAGGGAGATGCCGGTGCACCTGGAGCTAAAGGTCCGAAGGGCGACGCTGGTCCCCAAGGACAAAAAGGTGATAAAGGTGAAAAGGGTGAAGCTGGTGCAAATGCAACAGTCAATGTGACAAATAGTACTCAGCCATGTTCGACCAAGCTCAACGTTACGGGCAATGGTACGCCAAATATTGGGCTGACGTTTACCGGATCAAACATTCCAGCCGGTGGGTCAATTGGTCAGGTATTGATGAAAAAATCAGCAGCAGATTGTGATGTTGCGTGGAGAAGTTTGCCGCAAGAAACGATGTTTGCTGGCTCGATCGGTGTCGGTAATGGTAACATCACGGCGGTGAATGTTAATGCTGACACTTATACAGCCATTCCGATGACAACGATCACCACGAATACCGGCGGTGGCACCTGGGATCCAGTGAATCACACGTATACCATTCCAAGTGACGGTGTATATTTCATCCGTTCCAGTATTCGTACCGTTGACAACTCGCCAGTGCGTAATATTTACCAAATTGTTAATGATGTGAACGGTGATCGTCCAGAGGGCACGTGGTCATCTAACCAAGCTGGTGTCCGTCGTTCGACGCTGCCATATTCACGGATGATGCGGGCCACGGCTGGCACCAAACTAAAGTTGATCGTCGTATCAGACCTCCAGAGCGTGCAGCTCAGCGATGCAAGCCTGACAATTACCAAGCTTTCAAACTAG
- the serS gene encoding serine--tRNA ligase, with the protein MLDIRFIRDNAEAVQTAAKHKGCDVSIATLLQLDDERREAQRQVDELRQQRNEIAAQMKGGKPEPGLIEQGKAIKVKLSGLEARLGEVEERYMALLKQVPNMPHADVPVGLSEDENVEVKVVGDIPTFDFAPKNHYEIAEAKGWLDKERAAKVAGARFAYVMGDLVLLQQAIIQFVITSLTNPAVIKEIAEKAGLDVNTKPFIPVLPPLMIRTEPYDQMDRLQPSDDRYKIEGEELWLQGSAEHVLGSMHAGEIFDAKQLPLRYLGFATSFRKEAGTYGKDMEGLIRMHQFDKLEMESFTEAKDSYNEHLLFIAIQEWLLAQLKLPYHVLMKCTADIGKPNARGVDMEVWLPGQGKYRETHTADYMTDYQARRLMTRVRTDNGVELIHTNDATAFALGRCMVAIIENCQTAEGDVVIPEALRPYMNGREMI; encoded by the coding sequence ATGTTAGATATTCGCTTTATTCGAGATAACGCCGAGGCAGTGCAGACTGCGGCGAAACACAAGGGGTGTGACGTGTCTATTGCGACATTGTTGCAATTAGACGACGAGCGTCGTGAGGCGCAGCGGCAGGTTGATGAGTTGCGCCAGCAGCGTAATGAGATTGCTGCGCAGATGAAGGGCGGCAAGCCCGAGCCGGGTCTGATCGAGCAAGGCAAGGCGATCAAGGTCAAGCTGAGCGGGCTCGAGGCTCGGCTGGGCGAGGTCGAAGAGCGCTACATGGCGCTACTCAAACAAGTCCCCAATATGCCGCACGCCGACGTGCCAGTTGGTCTCAGCGAGGACGAGAATGTGGAAGTCAAGGTCGTCGGCGACATTCCAACCTTTGATTTTGCGCCGAAAAATCACTACGAAATTGCCGAGGCAAAAGGCTGGCTCGACAAAGAGCGCGCCGCCAAGGTTGCTGGCGCTCGCTTTGCTTATGTCATGGGGGATTTGGTGTTGTTGCAGCAGGCGATTATCCAGTTTGTGATCACATCTCTCACGAACCCAGCGGTGATCAAAGAGATTGCCGAAAAGGCTGGCCTTGATGTCAACACAAAACCATTCATCCCAGTACTGCCGCCATTGATGATCCGGACTGAGCCGTATGACCAGATGGATCGCCTCCAGCCGAGTGATGATCGCTACAAAATCGAAGGCGAGGAATTATGGCTCCAGGGAAGTGCTGAGCATGTACTCGGTAGTATGCATGCGGGTGAGATTTTTGATGCGAAACAGTTGCCGCTACGATACTTGGGCTTTGCGACCAGTTTCCGAAAAGAAGCGGGGACGTACGGCAAGGATATGGAGGGTCTGATTCGGATGCATCAGTTTGATAAGCTGGAGATGGAGAGTTTCACCGAGGCAAAGGATAGTTATAACGAGCACCTGCTATTTATTGCCATCCAAGAGTGGTTGTTAGCCCAGCTGAAGTTGCCATACCACGTGCTGATGAAATGCACCGCTGATATCGGTAAGCCAAATGCGCGCGGTGTTGACATGGAAGTCTGGCTACCGGGTCAGGGCAAGTACCGCGAGACGCATACCGCTGACTACATGACGGATTATCAGGCACGCCGCTTGATGACGCGGGTACGTACGGATAACGGGGTTGAATTGATCCACACGAATGATGCGACGGCCTTTGCGCTGGGGCGCTGCATGGTGGCGATTATCGAAAATTGCCAGACCGCAGAGGGTGATGTCGTGATACCAGAAGCACTTCGTCCGTATATGAATGGCCGCGAGATGATATAA
- the raiA gene encoding ribosome-associated translation inhibitor RaiA: MIKDITITGVKYELTDTTKKYVGRKIGALGKYLPRHARKSATADVKIKQIDNPGGNKYEVEVIINVPDKKITAKDSTMNVLAAVDIVEAKLNGQLRKYKDDVLAHVGSSRGVLARFKRGFQREQ; the protein is encoded by the coding sequence ATGATCAAAGATATTACCATTACTGGCGTCAAATACGAATTGACAGATACCACAAAGAAATACGTTGGGCGCAAAATCGGTGCGCTGGGCAAGTACTTACCGCGACATGCCCGCAAGAGCGCGACCGCTGATGTAAAGATCAAGCAGATTGATAATCCTGGCGGCAACAAGTACGAGGTTGAAGTAATTATTAATGTACCAGACAAGAAAATCACCGCCAAAGATTCGACAATGAACGTACTGGCGGCAGTCGATATCGTTGAGGCGAAGCTGAACGGGCAGCTACGCAAATACAAGGATGATGTGTTGGCGCACGTTGGCAGCAGCCGCGGCGTACTGGCACGGTTCAAGCGCGGTTTCCAGCGCGAGCAGTAG
- a CDS encoding VWA domain-containing protein — protein MTETLQIPASDIEPPELTPEQEALVKEFRVALDDAEKFLLDQKPAICRLTGLEVRAVVGKGWATYPETSLVTIDPLFFIEKGYSANHCVFAILHELMSHVRDIKRDPVFAARQHAFIMSGKDPQEQQARSIFNNILTDIHGNKQIMNMLPAMREVGADLYDNRLFPTEQDGKIVDYTNIPMHLQFLYKIIRQEMIPGSETPVRQEVDEAIDQLRNFQDGQFDLISFLTDPGARGSNGKKLSGSDRFDYWLTQIWPKYEKLIQLDEQEAKDAQQQNNNQQTNSNTTEQQDTDPSQKQDGNPFVDAYADYFDNKHPEPFSPEEHEKIHNTIDKAAQEKRHETMTPEQRERARQIAANRRYQEQTGHSLHKKQHYDNEVKRLHRQIDQMRQVFRSVLNEAVATRRGLSRRAHQDGDILDPNRLAQTIIDIKSSVTPEAFQRYETVRGRAELNCKTDYFFVFDCSGSMKGKPAQAAASCAVIMLEGLASMERDVRRLEEQQNIDLSDLSVRTSLYTFGYDATCHKPLGSSLNDKQRLDAYTAITAASAGGTADYLALQEIADLPHSQDRQRIIIVVTDGQSNNPGATQAAISQLRRDQNTVVYGVSIGSDAAEQLYAPNAKLINDPKDLPNVLQSFIETTIQT, from the coding sequence TTGGTAAAGGCTGGGCTACGTATCCTGAAACTAGCTTGGTTACCATCGATCCGTTATTCTTTATCGAAAAAGGCTATTCAGCCAATCACTGTGTTTTTGCCATCCTGCATGAACTAATGTCACATGTGCGCGATATCAAACGTGATCCCGTATTCGCGGCGCGGCAACATGCATTCATCATGAGTGGCAAAGACCCCCAGGAGCAGCAAGCAAGGAGCATCTTCAATAATATCCTGACCGATATCCATGGCAACAAACAGATTATGAACATGCTACCCGCCATGCGAGAGGTCGGTGCGGACCTTTATGATAATCGCCTATTTCCGACGGAGCAAGACGGCAAGATAGTTGATTACACCAACATACCAATGCACCTGCAATTTCTCTACAAAATTATCCGCCAGGAGATGATACCAGGTAGCGAAACGCCTGTTCGCCAGGAGGTCGATGAAGCCATAGACCAGCTGCGCAACTTTCAGGATGGGCAGTTTGACCTTATCTCGTTCCTGACCGATCCTGGCGCAAGGGGTTCTAATGGTAAAAAACTTTCTGGCAGCGACCGTTTTGACTATTGGCTTACGCAGATTTGGCCGAAATATGAAAAGCTCATACAGCTGGACGAGCAAGAGGCAAAGGACGCCCAACAGCAAAACAACAACCAGCAGACTAACAGCAACACCACCGAACAGCAAGATACTGACCCATCACAAAAACAAGACGGCAATCCATTCGTAGATGCCTACGCCGATTATTTTGACAACAAGCATCCCGAGCCATTCAGCCCCGAAGAACACGAAAAAATCCATAACACCATTGACAAAGCTGCTCAAGAAAAACGCCACGAAACCATGACACCCGAACAGCGAGAACGCGCCCGTCAGATAGCGGCCAACCGCCGCTATCAAGAGCAAACTGGACATTCACTACACAAAAAGCAGCATTACGATAACGAGGTCAAGCGGCTACATAGGCAGATTGATCAGATGCGCCAAGTTTTTCGCTCAGTCTTGAATGAAGCCGTTGCTACCCGCCGCGGTCTCAGTCGCCGCGCTCACCAGGATGGCGACATTCTTGATCCTAACCGCCTAGCACAAACCATCATTGACATTAAAAGTAGCGTCACTCCAGAAGCATTTCAACGCTATGAAACCGTCCGCGGGCGGGCGGAACTGAACTGCAAGACCGACTATTTCTTTGTATTCGACTGCTCTGGTTCCATGAAGGGCAAGCCAGCACAGGCTGCCGCCAGTTGCGCCGTCATCATGCTGGAGGGACTCGCCAGCATGGAGCGTGATGTTCGACGACTGGAAGAGCAACAAAATATTGATCTGTCCGACCTGTCGGTACGCACCTCACTGTATACATTTGGCTATGACGCAACCTGCCATAAGCCGCTTGGCAGCAGCCTGAATGATAAACAACGGCTTGACGCATATACAGCCATAACTGCAGCCAGTGCTGGCGGTACGGCAGATTATTTAGCCCTCCAGGAGATTGCTGATTTACCCCACAGTCAAGATCGTCAGCGAATTATCATTGTCGTGACCGACGGTCAAAGTAACAACCCCGGCGCCACCCAAGCAGCCATCAGCCAGCTTCGCCGTGACCAAAACACCGTAGTATACGGCGTATCCATTGGCTCAGACGCCGCTGAACAACTGTACGCTCCGAATGCCAAACTTATCAACGACCCTAAAGACCTGCCAAATGTGTTACAATCATTTATAGAAACAACGATTCAAACATAA